A window from Thermoplasma sp. Kam2015 encodes these proteins:
- a CDS encoding glycerophosphodiester phosphodiesterase has product MHFLSKYRFIVVGHRGLPSMRLENTLESFDAAFRAGLPAVELDVQHSSDGVPVVFHDFDLTRLAGRNEKISDLKWEELSKIKLETNARIPRLDEVLSQFKEHNFFIEIKVEKFGQREMKLTEDVAEMIINNDMKEQVVLISFEKQVLKYIHDHYDDMITGLDFESPEEVQYALETDVALPYHGLVDDVFEQISMKQVIPWTVDSQEIAKHLKEIGCKGIITNVGDRMMGLME; this is encoded by the coding sequence ATGCATTTTCTCAGTAAATACAGGTTCATAGTTGTGGGTCACAGGGGGCTCCCGTCCATGCGCCTTGAAAATACACTTGAATCATTTGATGCAGCCTTTAGAGCAGGACTACCTGCAGTTGAACTGGACGTTCAACATTCCTCAGACGGTGTTCCCGTAGTCTTTCATGACTTCGATCTGACGAGACTGGCAGGAAGAAATGAGAAAATATCGGATCTTAAATGGGAAGAGCTCTCAAAGATAAAGCTGGAGACAAATGCACGTATACCTCGTCTCGATGAAGTCCTCTCGCAGTTTAAAGAACACAATTTTTTCATTGAGATAAAGGTGGAAAAGTTCGGGCAGAGGGAGATGAAACTTACAGAAGATGTTGCGGAAATGATCATAAATAATGATATGAAGGAACAGGTTGTCTTGATATCCTTTGAAAAACAGGTATTGAAGTATATCCACGATCATTATGACGACATGATAACAGGCCTGGATTTTGAATCACCTGAAGAGGTTCAGTATGCCCTGGAAACAGATGTTGCACTGCCTTATCATGGTCTTGTGGATGATGTATTCGAACAGATAAGTATGAAGCAGGTCATTCCCTGGACGGTGGACAGCCAGGAGATAGCAAAGCATCTCAAGGAAATCGGCTGTAAGGGTATAATAACCAACGTTGGAGACAGGATGATGGGACTGATGGAGTGA
- a CDS encoding FAD-dependent oxidoreductase produces the protein MSERIAVIGAGINGVFSAYYLSTSGYDVTLFDRGDIDSGTSGRFHGMLHSGARYATNDPISAKECITENRRISGIAGRFVEDTGGYFIAANEEEAQFGDDLYEACRRVGIDISELPLDDFVKNNPKLSRSRRVMMVPDKVIRSYEFVVTVAAAAHLAGTKIRTFSDVKRIEIDGDSVSGIEYERAGKMATEKFDMVINATGPFSGKILEQSGLDQTPVMPSAGVMVVLEGQVSRSIINRMREPSDADILLPYWNNSILGTSAVVVEDPDQFRPEMEDIQMMIDDMADLIPEVKNMKIRRYYYSVRPLVEEESEDSRTASRSFRIVSQEGLNDTLLSVVGGKFTTGRLVGEEIARRIIEHYGTGRNLKDPDIDGTIETFEERYSRDPVMARSMSRRGTIDEEYAGIAEAYAISAIIGGER, from the coding sequence ATGTCGGAGAGGATTGCTGTCATAGGTGCTGGAATAAATGGTGTTTTTTCTGCCTACTATCTGTCAACATCAGGGTACGATGTCACCTTATTCGATCGCGGCGATATAGATTCTGGGACTTCTGGAAGGTTTCATGGGATGCTTCACAGTGGAGCAAGATATGCAACGAACGATCCAATATCAGCCAAGGAATGCATAACAGAAAACAGGAGAATAAGCGGAATCGCGGGGAGATTTGTAGAGGATACTGGTGGATATTTTATAGCCGCAAATGAAGAAGAAGCGCAGTTTGGTGACGATTTATATGAGGCATGCAGGAGGGTAGGTATAGATATTTCTGAACTGCCGCTTGATGATTTCGTAAAGAATAATCCGAAGCTAAGCAGATCAAGAAGGGTGATGATGGTCCCGGACAAGGTCATAAGATCTTACGAATTCGTGGTCACGGTAGCGGCCGCTGCACATCTAGCAGGCACAAAGATAAGGACGTTTTCTGACGTTAAGAGGATAGAGATCGACGGAGATTCTGTTTCCGGTATTGAGTATGAACGGGCAGGAAAGATGGCAACTGAGAAATTTGATATGGTGATCAATGCTACCGGTCCATTTTCAGGGAAGATCCTTGAGCAGTCCGGACTGGATCAGACACCGGTCATGCCTTCGGCAGGCGTGATGGTTGTACTTGAAGGACAGGTTTCAAGATCCATAATAAACAGAATGCGAGAACCATCCGATGCAGATATACTGCTTCCATACTGGAATAATTCAATTCTGGGCACCTCAGCAGTAGTTGTAGAGGATCCTGATCAATTCAGGCCAGAGATGGAGGATATTCAAATGATGATAGACGACATGGCGGATCTCATCCCTGAGGTGAAGAATATGAAGATCAGACGGTATTATTATTCCGTAAGACCTCTGGTGGAAGAGGAATCTGAGGATTCAAGAACCGCCAGCAGAAGTTTCAGGATAGTCAGTCAGGAAGGACTCAACGACACCCTGTTAAGTGTTGTGGGGGGAAAGTTCACGACAGGCCGCCTGGTCGGTGAAGAGATTGCTAGAAGGATAATCGAACATTATGGAACTGGTAGGAATCTGAAAGATCCCGATATAGACGGTACGATCGAGACATTCGAAGAACGATATTCCAGAGATCCAGTGATGGCGAGATCCATGAGCCGCAGGGGTACCATTGATGAGGAGTATGCCGGCATAGCCGAGGCATACGCCATATCAGCGATAATAGGTGGTGAAAGATGA